A single Petrotoga sp. 9PW.55.5.1 DNA region contains:
- a CDS encoding Rpn family recombination-promoting nuclease/putative transposase: MSNKDSIFKELFEDNEIFYDFLKAFLPKEITDKIKVEDLKRETNRT, from the coding sequence ATGTCGAACAAAGACTCAATATTCAAAGAACTCTTTGAAGACAATGAAATATTCTATGACTTTCTAAAAGCCTTTCTACCAAAAGAAATAACAGATAAAATAAAAGTAGAAGATTTAAAAAGAGAGACAAACAGAACATAA
- a CDS encoding MFS transporter, with the protein MSKERIHRRDKISTINSISYRKTHPFPYALGMLGITIPGQMIGAYLVFFYNDVLGISLTMISLITVFATIWDAINDPLFGYFSDRTRTKIGRRKPWMLISVPLYCISYIFLFSPPLSVRKVFLLVVYFAIFSMFTETLSTIASVNYHSLFPELFIDSKIRTRSNALRQAFQFVGLIVGVTLAPILIERYGYSITATFMILIGMFFYLIAVFSIHERPEYIESEAPTLKESLKAVMANKNFWAVSLTNFFYQASLAILLLSIPYFIKYTLGLSEANAAYLTGAVFITAIPAMYLWVKVIDKLGALTAWRTSLLFLGIAVIPIFSAKSLVFSMIAGVLIGVGIAGVTANIDLIYAKVIDADAKASNLRREGIYFSGFQFIIHFSGLAKSLVLLLVTLIFGFVDGNNPGEHPDLAARFMISVFPALLMAVSFIISFFVRFKEEKQA; encoded by the coding sequence GTGAGCAAAGAAAGAATTCATAGGAGGGATAAAATTAGTACAATAAATAGCATTTCTTATCGTAAAACTCATCCTTTCCCATATGCCTTAGGAATGTTAGGCATTACAATTCCAGGACAGATGATAGGGGCATATTTAGTATTTTTTTATAACGATGTTTTAGGTATTTCGTTAACAATGATATCGTTGATTACAGTTTTTGCTACTATTTGGGATGCTATAAACGACCCTCTTTTTGGATATTTTTCCGATCGTACTCGTACCAAAATAGGTAGGCGTAAACCCTGGATGTTAATATCTGTACCGCTATATTGTATATCGTATATTTTTTTATTCTCGCCTCCTTTATCAGTTCGAAAGGTTTTTTTATTAGTTGTTTATTTTGCCATTTTTTCTATGTTTACTGAAACCTTATCTACTATTGCTTCGGTTAATTATCATTCACTATTTCCGGAACTTTTTATAGATAGTAAAATAAGGACAAGATCAAATGCTTTAAGACAAGCTTTTCAATTTGTCGGATTAATTGTGGGAGTAACATTAGCTCCTATCTTAATTGAAAGATATGGATATTCCATAACAGCTACTTTCATGATACTAATAGGTATGTTTTTTTATCTAATTGCAGTTTTTAGTATTCACGAAAGACCTGAATATATAGAAAGTGAAGCTCCAACTTTAAAAGAATCTTTAAAGGCCGTAATGGCAAACAAAAATTTTTGGGCAGTTAGTTTAACTAACTTTTTTTATCAAGCTTCGCTTGCGATACTACTGTTAAGTATTCCTTATTTCATCAAATATACCTTAGGTTTAAGCGAGGCTAATGCGGCTTATTTAACAGGCGCTGTATTTATAACAGCTATTCCAGCTATGTATTTGTGGGTTAAAGTAATAGATAAGCTTGGGGCTTTGACAGCGTGGCGTACTTCTTTGTTATTTTTAGGAATCGCAGTTATACCAATCTTCTCCGCTAAATCTTTAGTTTTTTCTATGATTGCAGGTGTTCTTATAGGCGTTGGGATTGCAGGAGTTACTGCCAATATTGATTTGATATATGCAAAAGTGATAGATGCGGACGCAAAAGCTTCAAACCTTAGGCGTGAAGGGATCTATTTTAGTGGTTTTCAGTTTATTATACATTTTTCAGGGTTAGCAAAAAGTTTAGTACTATTGTTAGTTACACTGATATTCGGTTTTGTTGATGGTAATAATCCAGGGGAACATCCTGATTTAGCTGCACGTTTTATGATTTCAGTTTTTCCTGCTTTGCTGATGGCAGTTTCTTTTATTATTTCTTTTTTCGTAAGGTTCAAAGAAGAAAAACAAGCTTAA
- a CDS encoding PIG-L deacetylase family protein, with the protein MEEKILQSLKKMLPIPKIEDKRNVLCILPHPDDGEIGAGGTIAKLKSLGSRVTYLMVTEGGAGIKGKSREETAKIRKKEQENAAELLGVDQIIWLNYPDGGRYDINDVRNDLKKNIENVEPDLILTVDPFLPYETHQDHKICGLATAQAAANSLNPKALIAFFFTAYPNQYVSVDDFWEKKMEAIKIHKSQITKEFFLIIQQYFGLKANVYGEKIGCKYAENFKVLFPIMLHCFEEAMWI; encoded by the coding sequence ATGGAGGAAAAAATTCTACAAAGTTTAAAGAAAATGCTCCCTATTCCGAAAATAGAAGATAAACGTAATGTGTTGTGTATTCTTCCTCATCCAGATGATGGAGAAATAGGGGCAGGGGGAACTATTGCAAAATTAAAATCATTAGGTTCAAGGGTTACTTATCTCATGGTTACAGAAGGAGGTGCGGGGATTAAGGGAAAAAGCCGTGAAGAAACAGCCAAGATAAGAAAGAAGGAACAAGAAAATGCTGCAGAATTATTGGGTGTTGATCAAATTATTTGGTTAAACTATCCTGATGGTGGGAGATACGATATAAACGATGTAAGAAATGATTTAAAGAAAAATATTGAAAATGTTGAGCCTGATTTAATTTTAACGGTAGATCCATTTTTACCTTATGAAACTCATCAAGATCATAAAATTTGTGGATTAGCTACGGCACAGGCAGCAGCTAATAGTTTAAATCCTAAAGCTTTAATTGCTTTTTTCTTTACCGCGTACCCTAATCAGTATGTTTCTGTTGATGATTTTTGGGAGAAAAAAATGGAAGCTATTAAAATTCATAAAAGTCAAATTACAAAAGAATTCTTTTTAATTATTCAACAATATTTTGGATTAAAAGCGAATGTATATGGAGAAAAAATAGGATGCAAATATGCTGAAAATTTTAAAGTTTTATTTCCAATAATGTTGCATTGTTTTGAAGAAGCCATGTGGATATAA